The proteins below come from a single Pichia kudriavzevii chromosome 2, complete sequence genomic window:
- a CDS encoding uncharacterized protein (PKUD0B06560; similar to Saccharomyces cerevisiae YDR058C (TGL2); ancestral locus Anc_1.101): MNLPLLKLALPNRVTFVVILCFEVVSRDKKMPAFLSYASPKGSYRTPKYPIVLCHGFSGFDQLFMIPAFDKNYVPPLTDKFKSLFNKKIGSAPTLPSMDVDNHDVVSAGKYLIEYWNGIKSQLEEVGCTVLVAKVPPFARIETRAHMLDEFIVSQLPNIRKQHGVPEGRPIKLNLVAHSMGGLDCRYLIHYLQKKKRDKYQIVSLTTISTPHRGTSAADFALEYSPESLIRNYFPSVFQLSTSFTKVFNRHIHNDPDVKYFSYASQFTPNPASMFLVTWKIVKDKEGPNDGLVSVKSAKWGKFMGCLDDVDHADLINWMGPVKMAKMALGIPNFNPKWFYMDIMNNLAAHGL, translated from the coding sequence ATGAATCTACCCTTGTTGAAGCTGGCATTACCGAATCGGGTAACTTTTGTTGTTATTCTCTGTTTTGAAGTAGTCTCTCGAGATAAAAAAATGCCAGCCTTCCTATCATATGCTTCACCGAAAGGATCATACAGGACTCCCAAGTATCCAATTGTCCTCTGCCATGGATTCTCGGGGTTTGACCAGCTTTTCATGATTCCGGCATTTGATAAGAACTATGTCCCTCCTCTTACAGATAAGTTCAAATCGTtattcaacaagaaaatcGGAAGTGCACCAACATTGCCTTCGATGGATGTTGACAACCACGATGTAGTGAGTGCAGGCAAATACCTGATTGAGTATTGGAATGGAATCAAAAGCCAGTTGGAAGAAGTGGGCTGTACGGTTCTTGTTGCAAAGGTCCCTCCATTTGCTAGAATCGAAACACGAGCACACATGTTGGATGAGTTTATAGTGTCACAGTTACCAAACATTAGGAAACAACATGGTGTACCAGAAGGGCGTCCCATAAAGCTGAATTTGGTTGCACACTCAATGGGCGGGTTGGATTGTAGATATCTGATACACTAtttacaaaagaagaagagggaTAAATATCAAATAGTTTCCTTGACGACCATATCGACCCCCCACAGAGGTACTTCCGCTGCAGACTTTGCTTTAGAATATTCTCCGGAATCCCTCATTCGTAATTATTTCCCGTCAGTCTTTCAACTATCTACTTCATTTACAAAGGTATTCAACAGGCACATACATAATGATCCTGACGTTAAATACTTCAGCTATGCATCCCAATTTACACCTAATCCTGCATCCATGTTTCTGGTAACTTGGAAAATAGTGAAGGACAAAGAAGGCCCTAATGACGGATTGGTTAGTGTCAAATCTGCCAAATGGGGCAAATTCATGGGGTGTCTAGACGATGTTGACCATGCTGATTTAATCAATTGGATGGGTCCAGtgaaaatggcaaaaatGGCTCTGGGAATACCAAACTTCAATCCCAAATGGTTTTACATGGATATCATGAACAATTTAGCCGCACACGGTTTATAG
- a CDS encoding uncharacterized protein (PKUD0B06550; similar to Saccharomyces cerevisiae YHR155W (YSP1) and YNL257C (SIP3); ancestral locus Anc_1.100), giving the protein MTENGISNEYISERLVRLVSVGLKEATMDSPSFRASTNFMHISIIQCSRQIQKSLSVLQRYSAIWSSFIDVSNEMEGMFIPYTRNDTHFISNDISKPCLTKFLKGNRIILDSALSLFQISEAPFQAMKDLIEVDIQQYLELRKNFERIQNKYDIISAKFMQLPKGYDPQKTRDDALQLFEIRKQYIQVSMLLWISVKQLESKICRVSTEVPGSFWSTFSNTNTDSGAKLAEEIGLADIAESIKQLNMCAELQNESSNSLLADLNRTRINSEEGAIKMFAVSTNLQDFDPSPFTNQNLLDTDTSVLEKHGWVFIKSPKLTGGKGDIWIKRWMFIKDGVFGFLSISQDGQYVQESDKIGVLLVSVKYYPDEDRKFCFRISSQQTNLTIQVETSQELRSWLTVFRNSTLHSVETKSVSAAHRYSPPLNMLKLVPVVAKDLEIIDVSPVDPQTEKTSKLIELQLSNLKFSLSINPPIKTRMTEKLVMAHLYLSPTIVPSATTANFWGYVNWGLYFLLDDEQRAKISDQSKSGIPKSIVNLRYDNYYPESLRVADAELRSIFEVFVQPQELTLLKFNCSWSPNAGQNLFCSVYVTNQNFYVYGHTSGLISILPLSLSSFLEVDVIERNDDKKILKAYFVNGMALKMQLYDDDLHAVKSKFNYIITALREKTSVEDIVSNIIKIEQSYLLLQQKKHRLLVDARTHHEHGHDIEKLPGVVAQPPISGISQMEESHIINYTPQMHRVLSRKYNIPAKALFHMLFGDESSLLQCTLPLASSQIAQDKTRHGLWRCDSTQKLTRVVWNSVCKLPCALQTVENMTNNKYYNVLQETPYLRFVFGINKKVYTRFVIYSIDSKTSKLLVYYSLSGGKSVLNWFSQAVLRQIMNFRILTLEENINNGLKSIDHGHKKIAHAIQSYGPITKYDSDEPTKDEIAFKNTINFLPVQLYTTFFYEKLNSEVEKSVAKAFHTIWGVLSRIFVFCNANMMILLILAFSIIINLFMMGKTSSSYWRERHINKHVKTLVSDHYLMERSISLTDIDDLLYPNTTSLSAVNGGSECYWKFLQHENLLDLSKYSRIHDLDEDEGKYEARGRVEVVLSKRLTGLRIERNELLTKLNLLNYAEREFIINEWKNWLTSEIANCEKVETLYPETFEALEPYCKSVEIEMINLYKNIL; this is encoded by the coding sequence ATGACGGAAAATGGTATATCGAATGAATATATTTCAGAGCGTCTTGTTAGGCTTGTCTCGGTCGGCCTGAAAGAGGCTACAATGGACTCTCCGAGTTTCCGAGCTTCAACCAATTTCATGCATATATCCATTATTCAATGCTCCCGTCAGATTCAAAAATCTTTGTCTGTACTTCAGAGATACTCTGCAATATGGTCTAGTTTTATTGATGTGTCTAATGAAATGGAAGGCATGTTCATTCCTTACACAAGGAATGACACCCATTTCATCAGTAACGATATATCAAAACCATGCCTCACAAAGTTTCTTAAAGGAAACAGAATTATATTAGATAGTGCACTTTcgctttttcaaataagtGAAGCACCTTTCCAAGCCATGAAGGATTTAATTGAAGTCGATATCCAGCAATACCTAGAATTACGAAAGAATTTCgaaagaatccaaaataaGTATGACATTATATCTGCTAAATTTATGCAATTGCCAAAAGGTTACGATCCTCAGAAAACAAGAGATGATGCCTTGCAACTATTTGAAATCAGGAAACAGTATATACAGGTATCTATGTTATTGTGGATATCTGTTAAACAGCTAGAGTCGAAAATCTGTAGAGTGTCTACTGAAGTTCCGGGATCCTTTTGGAGCACATTCTCAAACACAAATACTGATAGCGGTGCTAAGCTTGCCGAAGAAATTGGTTTGGCTGACATTGCAGAGTCAATTAAACAATTGAACATGTGTGCAGAGCTACAAAatgaatcatcaaattcctTACTGGCGGACCTGAATCGTACGAGAATTAATTCAGAGGAAGGTGCTATAAAGATGTTTGCCGTGTCTACAAATCTGCAAGATTTTGATCCGTCTCCATTTACAAACCAAAACCTTCTTGACACAGATACTTCCGTATTGGAGAAGCACGGTTGGGTCTTTATAAAGTCTCCTAAATTGACTGGTGGTAAAGGTGACATTTGGATTAAAAGATGGATGTTTATCAAAGATGGagtttttggatttttatCCATCTCACAAGATGGTCAATATGTTCAAGAAAGTGATAAAATTGGTGTTTTATTAGTTTCTGTCAAGTACTATCCTGATGAAGATAGGAAGTTTTGCTTTAGGATCTCATCTCAACAGACTAATTTAACGATTCAGGTGGAGACTTCACAAGAATTGAGAAGCTGGTTAACTGTTTTCCGTAATTCAACGTTACATTCAGTGGAAACAAAATCAGTATCTGCAGCACATCGGTATTCACCTCCTCTGAATATGCTAAAACTTGTTCCTGTGGTGGccaaagatttggaaattatTGACGTTAGTCCCGTTGATCCCCAAACAGAGAAAACTTCTAAACTTATTGAACTTCAGCTATCAAACCTTAAATTCAGTTTGTCTATTAACCCACCCATAAAGACTAGGATGACAGAAAAACTTGTAATGGCACATCTCTATCTCTCTCCAACCATAGTACCTTCCGCAACTACTGCTAACTTCTGGGGTTATGTTAATTGGGGTCTATACTTTTTACTTGACGACGAGCAAAGAGCTAAAATTTCTGATCAATCAAAATCTGGAATTCCTAAATCGATTGTTAATTTAAGATATGATAATTATTATCCTGAATCTTTACGTGTTGCAGATGCAGAATTGAGATCGATTTTTGAAGTATTTGTTCAACCCCAAGAATTGACATTACTAAAATTCAACTGCTCTTGGTCCCCCAATGCGGGACAAAACCTTTTCTGTTCAGTATATGTTACTAATCAGAACTTTTATGTGTACGGGCACACTTCTGGTCTTATTTCTATTCTACCATTGAGTTTGTCTAGTTTCTTGGAGgttgatgttattgaacGTAACGATGACAAAAAAATCCTTAAAGCATATTTTGTTAATGGTATGGCATTAAAGATGCAATTATATGACGACGATCTCCATGCGGTTAAATCCAAATTTAACTATATTATAACGGCACTAAGAGAAAAGACATCGGTAGAGGATATTGTTTCAAACATCATTAAAATTGAACAATCCTACTTACTATTACAGCAGAAAAAACATAGGCTATTAGTTGATGCAAGAACACATCACGAGCATGGACAcgatattgaaaagttgCCCGGGGTTGTTGCACAACCGCCAATTTCAGGTATTTCGCAAATGGAAGAGTCACATATTATCAATTATACACCTCAAATGCATCGTGTATTGTCCAGGAAATATAACATCCCCGCCAAGGCACTATTCCATATGCTATTTGGTGACGAATCTTCATTATTACAGTGTACGCTACCCTTAGCTTCTAGCCAGATAGCACAAGATAAAACTAGACACGGGCTATGGAGATGTGATTCGACTCAGAAATTGACTCGTGTTGTTTGGAATTCTGTTTGTAAGTTGCCATGTGCCTTGCAAACAGTTGAAAATATGACAAATAATAAGTATTATAATGTTCTCCAAGAAACTCCTTATTTAAGGTTCGTTTTTggaatcaacaagaaagTTTACACGAGGTTTGTTATTTACAGCATAGATTCAAAGACATCCAAACTGTTAGTTTACTATTCGCTGAGTGGTGGGAAGAGTGTATTGAATTGGTTTTCACAAGCTGTTTTGCGACAAATCATGAATTTTAGAATACTGACTTTGGAGGAAAATATTAACAATGGACTCAAATCAATCGACCATGGGCATAAGAAAATTGCGCATGCAATCCAAAGCTATGGTCCGATAACTAAATATGACTCTGATGAGCCAACAAAGGATGAAATAGCATTTAAAAATACTATTAATTTTTTACCGGTTCAATTATATACAACATTTTTTTATGAAAAGTTGAATAGTgaggttgaaaaatcagTGGCTAAAGCATTCCACACTATTTGGGGGGTATTATCACgtatatttgtattttgCAATGCAAATATGATGATACTTTTGATACTAGcgttttcaataataattAATCTATTCATGATGGGCAAGACAAGTTCTTCGTACTGGCGAGAAAGGCACATCAATAAGCATGTCAAGACTTTAGTTAGTGACCACTACCTGATGGAGCGTTCAATAAGCTTAACCGATATAGATGATTTACTCTATCCTAACACAACGTCGTTGTCTGCAGTCAATGGTGGGTCAGAGTGTTACTGGAAATTTTTACAACACGAGAACTTGTTGGATCTGAGTAAATATTCACGCATCCATGATTTAGATGAAGACGAAGGTAAATACGAAGCCAGAGGTAGGGTCGAGGTAGTGTTGTCCAAGAGATTGACGGGACTTCGAATAGAACGAAATGAACTACTAACGAAATTGAATCTATTGAATTATGCAGAGCGAGAGTTTATTATCAATGAATGGAAAAATTGGCTTACTTCGGAGATTGCCAATTGTGAAAAAGTCGAAACGTTATATCCCGAAACTTTTGAAGCATTGGAGCCGTATTGCAAAAGTGTTGAAATCGAGATGATCAACCTTTATAAAAACATACTTTGA